The following are from one region of the Segatella oris genome:
- the dnaE gene encoding DNA polymerase III subunit alpha codes for MQDFIHLHVHTYYSVLDGQSKISNLVNKAVENGMKGMAITDHGVMFGIKEFADYCAGVNKKRKADGLEPFKPILGCEMYVARHRLQDKVKEHGDNSGYHLIVLAKNYNGYKNLIKLVSKSWMEGYYYRPRTDRVELEKYHEDLIVCSACIAGEVPSKIIKDDLEGAREACEWYHRVFGDDYYLELQRHEVKDPTILANREAFPLQQKANKVLLEFAKEYGIKVICTNDVHFEDKETAEAHDHLLCLSTGKDLDDPSRMRYSKQEWFKTREEMNDIFSDVPEALSNTLEIFDKVELYSIEHGPIMPFFPIPESFGTEEGWRKKFTEADLYREFTSDENGENPLSQEEGQKVIERLGGYDKIYRIKFEADYLAKLAYDGAKRLYGDPVPDNVREHINFELHVMKTMGFPGYFLIVQDFINAARTDLGVMVGPGRGSAAGSVVAYCLGITKIDPLKYDLLFERFLNPDRVNLPDIDTDFDDDGRGKVLRWVMDKYGHENCAHIITYASMATKNSIKDVARVERLPLDKSNFLCKAIPDRLPDGLKMNLTNAIKCTPELREAEVSQDPRERNTIKYAKMLEGTVRGTGIHACGFIICRDPISNWVPVSTADDPDFPGLKTAVTQYDGHVIESTGLIKMDFLGLKTLSELKEACKVVKKTVGDDIDLDNIPIDDELTYQLYQQGRTIGTFQFESPGMQKYLRELHPTVFEDLIAMNALYRPGPMDYIPDFIKRKNDPTLVTYDIPCMEKYLKDTYGITVYQEQVMLLSRQLANFTRGESDALRKAMGKKKKAIVDAMKPKFIKQGQENGHDPKVLEKIWGDWEKFASYAFNKSHATCYSWVAYQTAYMKAHYPAEYMAALMTRRFSQITEITKLMEECQSMKIATLGPDVNESYSEFGVNKKGEIRFGLSAIKGMGETAALSIVKERETNGPYKDIYDFAERVDYGCVNRKAFESLALSGGFDGFEFRREQYFAAGMKGDVFLDTLVRYGQLYQQEQREAKNSLFGGESAVEISRPVPGNAEDWSTIERLNRERDLVGIYLSAHPLDEYGVILKSMCNTHCVEIDKKEELAKKEEISIGGIVTGVKSKFTKNGKPCGFVTLEDFEGSGELAFFGEEWGRWRGMLTEGCIVYITAKCQQRYRDSNFYDLRVQDIQYMQTVKDTRLEKITISVDSTVLTEAVVNDLSTLVEKTPGKAQLYVQVIDREHNVSVMLRSRSHTVDVTKELLNYVDSNSAMSYHIN; via the coding sequence ATGCAAGACTTTATTCACCTACATGTCCATACTTATTATTCGGTTCTTGACGGCCAGTCCAAGATATCTAACCTTGTAAATAAGGCTGTCGAAAATGGAATGAAGGGTATGGCGATTACGGATCACGGTGTAATGTTCGGCATCAAGGAGTTTGCCGACTATTGTGCCGGCGTCAATAAAAAGCGGAAAGCCGATGGACTTGAACCTTTCAAGCCTATCCTTGGCTGTGAAATGTACGTGGCACGGCATAGACTTCAGGATAAAGTTAAAGAGCATGGAGATAACTCCGGCTATCATCTTATCGTATTGGCCAAGAACTATAACGGCTATAAGAACCTTATAAAGTTAGTCAGCAAGTCGTGGATGGAGGGGTATTATTACCGTCCGCGTACGGATAGAGTAGAGCTTGAGAAGTATCACGAAGACCTGATTGTGTGTTCAGCTTGTATTGCCGGCGAGGTGCCTTCAAAGATAATCAAGGACGATTTGGAAGGAGCACGCGAGGCTTGTGAATGGTATCATCGTGTTTTCGGTGATGACTATTACCTCGAATTGCAGCGTCATGAGGTGAAAGATCCTACAATTCTGGCCAATCGTGAAGCCTTCCCGCTGCAGCAGAAAGCCAATAAAGTGTTGTTGGAATTTGCTAAGGAGTATGGCATTAAGGTCATCTGTACGAATGATGTGCATTTCGAAGACAAGGAAACTGCCGAAGCACACGACCATTTATTATGTCTTTCTACGGGTAAAGATCTCGATGATCCAAGCCGTATGCGCTATAGCAAACAGGAATGGTTCAAGACTCGTGAGGAGATGAACGATATCTTTTCAGATGTTCCCGAGGCTTTATCGAACACGCTTGAAATCTTTGATAAGGTCGAACTCTACAGCATAGAGCATGGCCCTATCATGCCTTTCTTCCCAATTCCGGAGTCTTTCGGTACAGAAGAAGGGTGGAGGAAGAAATTTACGGAGGCTGATCTTTACAGGGAATTCACATCTGATGAAAATGGAGAAAACCCACTTTCGCAGGAAGAAGGGCAGAAAGTCATCGAGCGTCTTGGTGGATATGATAAGATTTATCGCATCAAGTTTGAGGCCGACTACCTTGCAAAATTAGCCTATGATGGTGCAAAGAGGCTTTATGGAGACCCTGTTCCGGATAATGTCCGCGAGCATATTAACTTCGAACTTCACGTGATGAAGACTATGGGTTTCCCGGGATATTTCCTCATAGTTCAAGACTTTATCAATGCTGCCCGCACTGATTTGGGTGTCATGGTTGGCCCTGGGCGTGGCTCTGCAGCAGGCTCCGTGGTAGCTTATTGCTTGGGAATTACGAAGATAGATCCCTTGAAATACGACCTTCTGTTTGAGCGTTTTCTCAATCCAGATCGTGTGAATCTCCCCGATATTGATACCGACTTTGATGATGACGGACGTGGAAAGGTGTTGCGATGGGTAATGGATAAGTACGGGCATGAGAACTGCGCGCATATCATTACTTATGCAAGTATGGCCACAAAGAACTCTATCAAGGATGTCGCGCGTGTGGAAAGACTACCTTTGGATAAATCGAATTTCCTCTGTAAAGCTATCCCTGACCGTCTGCCCGACGGCTTGAAGATGAATCTTACGAATGCCATTAAGTGCACACCAGAACTCCGTGAGGCCGAAGTTTCACAGGATCCACGCGAGCGAAACACAATCAAATATGCTAAAATGCTTGAGGGAACGGTGCGCGGAACGGGTATTCATGCCTGTGGTTTCATTATCTGTCGTGACCCGATCAGCAACTGGGTACCAGTCTCAACGGCTGATGATCCTGATTTTCCAGGCTTGAAAACTGCCGTAACACAATACGATGGGCATGTCATTGAGTCTACCGGACTCATCAAAATGGACTTCCTTGGACTCAAGACTCTGTCGGAGTTAAAGGAAGCCTGCAAGGTTGTTAAGAAGACTGTTGGTGATGATATCGACCTTGATAATATCCCCATAGATGACGAACTGACCTATCAGCTCTATCAACAGGGCCGTACTATCGGTACATTCCAGTTTGAGTCACCGGGCATGCAGAAGTATCTTCGTGAACTGCATCCTACGGTTTTCGAGGATCTTATCGCCATGAATGCCCTCTATCGGCCTGGTCCAATGGACTATATTCCTGATTTTATCAAGCGTAAGAACGACCCAACTTTAGTGACATATGATATTCCTTGCATGGAGAAATACCTCAAGGACACTTACGGTATCACTGTGTATCAGGAGCAGGTGATGTTGCTTTCACGTCAATTGGCTAACTTCACACGAGGTGAGAGTGATGCCCTTCGTAAGGCGATGGGTAAGAAAAAGAAGGCCATTGTTGATGCGATGAAGCCTAAATTCATTAAGCAGGGACAGGAAAATGGGCATGATCCGAAGGTGTTGGAAAAGATTTGGGGTGATTGGGAGAAGTTCGCTTCCTATGCATTCAACAAGTCTCATGCCACATGTTATTCGTGGGTAGCCTATCAGACAGCCTATATGAAGGCGCATTATCCTGCAGAATACATGGCAGCGCTTATGACTCGGCGCTTCAGTCAGATAACCGAAATCACCAAACTCATGGAGGAATGCCAGAGCATGAAGATAGCAACGCTCGGCCCGGATGTCAATGAAAGCTACTCAGAATTCGGTGTAAACAAGAAAGGCGAAATACGTTTTGGCCTCTCTGCCATTAAGGGAATGGGTGAAACTGCAGCCTTGTCAATCGTTAAAGAGCGCGAAACTAATGGCCCATATAAGGATATCTATGACTTCGCTGAACGTGTTGATTATGGTTGTGTCAATCGAAAAGCATTCGAATCTCTGGCTTTGAGCGGCGGTTTCGATGGCTTTGAATTCCGCCGTGAGCAATATTTCGCAGCAGGAATGAAAGGAGATGTGTTCCTTGATACGCTTGTTCGCTATGGTCAGCTCTATCAGCAAGAGCAGCGAGAAGCCAAGAACTCGCTCTTCGGAGGCGAGAGTGCAGTCGAGATTTCACGTCCGGTTCCCGGCAATGCAGAGGATTGGAGCACGATTGAAAGGCTCAACCGCGAGCGTGATTTGGTAGGAATTTACCTCAGTGCGCACCCTTTAGACGAGTATGGGGTTATCTTGAAGTCGATGTGTAACACGCATTGTGTGGAGATAGATAAGAAAGAAGAGCTTGCCAAGAAAGAGGAAATCTCTATTGGTGGCATTGTAACAGGGGTGAAATCCAAGTTTACCAAGAATGGGAAACCATGCGGTTTTGTCACTTTGGAGGATTTCGAAGGCAGCGGAGAATTGGCTTTCTTCGGTGAAGAGTGGGGGCGTTGGCGTGGTATGTTGACTGAAGGTTGCATCGTATATATTACAGCCAAGTGCCAACAACGCTATCGCGACAGTAACTTCTACGACCTCCGTGTGCAGGATATTCAGTACATGCAGACCGTCAAAGATACGCGTTTGGAGAAGATTACCATATCTGTTGACAGTACAGTACTTACAGAAGCCGTCGTCAACGACCTAAGCACGTTAGTTGAAAAGACGCCGGGGAAGGCGCAACTCTATGTGCAGGTTATAGACCGCGAGCATAATGTCAGCGTGATGTTGCGCTCACGGAGCCACACCGTTGACGTCACCAAAGAACTCCTGAACTATGTTGACAGCAACTCTGCCATGTCCTATCACATCAACTGA
- the mrdA gene encoding penicillin-binding protein 2, translating into MKSYNLENRRFVIGGVALAIVLVYIIRLFTIQLLSDDFKKNADSNAFLKKIDYPSRGAIYDRNGKLMVYNQPSYDIMVVMNEAKGHIDTLELCNALGISKVYFVKRMDDIKDRSKNPGYSRFTEQLFMTQLSDREFSVFREKMFRFPGFYVQKRSIRQYTYPYAAHVLGDIGEVSVSDIEEDNYYQPGDYIGKLGVEKYYEKELRGEKGVQIMLRDAHGRIQGSYHNGKFDRRPVAGRDLTLSIDVKLQALGERMLQGKIGSIVAIEPATGEVLAMVSSPTYDPRNLVGRQRSKAHAALSRNVWKPLLNRSIMGQYPPGSTFKTTQALTYQTEGIITPNTMFPCHHGFSYRGLHVGCHGHASPLNLIEAISTSCNGYFCWGLYYMLGNRRKYGNVQKAMDRWRDYMVSMGFGYKLGIDLPGEKRGLIPNASFYDRAYHKSWNGLTVISIAIGQGEVNLTPLQIANLGATIANRGYFYTPHVVRKVQGLPLDTAFTHRHRTMASVRSYSAVVAGMRSSALKGTCKALGHLPFTVCGKTGTAQNRGQDHSVFMGFAPMDNPKIAIAVYVENGGFGADFAVPIAGVLFEQYMTGKLSPSAERMATALQNRRIAYGSNNR; encoded by the coding sequence GTGAAATCTTATAATCTTGAAAATAGACGTTTTGTAATTGGTGGTGTAGCTTTAGCCATTGTGCTGGTCTATATCATCCGGCTTTTCACAATTCAATTACTTAGCGATGACTTCAAGAAGAATGCCGATAGTAATGCTTTTCTCAAGAAAATCGATTATCCTTCGCGTGGCGCTATTTACGATCGAAATGGCAAACTGATGGTTTATAACCAGCCTTCTTATGATATTATGGTTGTCATGAACGAGGCAAAAGGCCATATTGATACGCTCGAACTCTGCAATGCACTTGGTATCAGCAAGGTGTATTTCGTCAAACGGATGGATGATATCAAGGACCGTAGCAAGAATCCTGGCTACAGCAGATTTACCGAACAGCTTTTCATGACGCAGCTTTCCGACAGGGAGTTCAGCGTATTTCGAGAGAAAATGTTTCGTTTCCCAGGCTTTTATGTGCAGAAAAGAAGTATTCGGCAATACACCTATCCCTATGCAGCTCATGTTCTGGGCGACATCGGTGAGGTTTCCGTTTCCGACATAGAAGAAGACAATTATTATCAACCGGGTGACTATATAGGCAAACTCGGTGTTGAAAAATATTATGAAAAGGAACTTCGGGGCGAGAAAGGTGTGCAGATTATGCTGCGTGATGCCCATGGAAGAATACAAGGAAGCTATCATAATGGGAAGTTCGATCGACGGCCTGTTGCCGGGCGCGACCTCACATTGAGTATTGATGTGAAGCTTCAGGCATTGGGCGAGCGTATGCTGCAAGGCAAGATTGGAAGCATTGTTGCTATCGAACCAGCAACGGGTGAGGTATTGGCAATGGTCTCATCGCCGACATACGACCCTCGTAATCTTGTCGGCCGACAGCGCAGCAAGGCACATGCAGCTCTCTCGCGCAATGTGTGGAAACCGCTCCTCAACCGTTCTATCATGGGACAATATCCGCCGGGATCAACCTTCAAGACAACGCAAGCGCTGACCTATCAGACAGAGGGTATCATCACACCCAACACGATGTTTCCTTGTCATCATGGCTTTTCATACCGTGGTTTGCATGTAGGTTGCCACGGACATGCGTCACCTCTGAACCTCATTGAGGCCATCAGCACGTCTTGCAACGGTTATTTCTGCTGGGGACTCTATTATATGCTGGGCAATCGACGTAAATATGGCAACGTACAGAAAGCCATGGATCGCTGGCGTGATTATATGGTGAGCATGGGATTTGGCTATAAATTGGGTATTGATTTGCCTGGTGAGAAGCGTGGCTTGATACCGAATGCCTCGTTTTATGACCGAGCTTACCATAAATCATGGAATGGATTGACGGTTATCAGCATTGCTATCGGACAGGGAGAAGTTAATCTTACACCGCTTCAAATAGCAAATCTTGGAGCCACCATTGCCAACCGAGGTTATTTTTACACGCCTCATGTGGTGCGAAAGGTGCAGGGATTGCCACTCGATACAGCCTTCACGCACCGTCATCGCACGATGGCCAGTGTACGTTCTTACTCAGCTGTGGTTGCAGGTATGCGCTCCTCAGCTTTGAAGGGAACCTGTAAGGCGCTCGGACATCTGCCGTTCACGGTCTGCGGAAAAACCGGAACGGCACAGAACCGCGGTCAAGACCACTCGGTTTTCATGGGATTTGCACCAATGGATAATCCTAAGATAGCCATTGCGGTCTATGTAGAGAATGGTGGATTTGGTGCTGATTTTGCTGTACCAATAGCCGGAGTGCTCTTCGAACAATATATGACAGGTAAACTTTCACCGTCGGCTGAGCGCATGGCCACGGCCTTACAGAATCGCAGAATAGCTTATGGTTCGAACAACAGATAA
- a CDS encoding phosphatidylserine decarboxylase family protein: protein MIKKIKKFKKIRIHREGTDTLLYSFIAYAALALLLFRLDNKLFFWSFLIIFGSVYAIVLNFYRCPVRCFSETDETEKVVVAPADGKIVVIEEVDENEYFHDRRLMISIFMSLFNVHANWFPVDGKVKFVRHQDGNYHKAWLPKASEENERADTMITTPEGEDILCRQIAGAMARRIVTYAKEGEDCYIDEHLGFIKLGSRVDVFLPIGTEVCVKMGQTTIGDQTIIAKLK from the coding sequence ATGATTAAGAAGATAAAGAAATTTAAGAAAATACGTATTCACCGCGAAGGGACCGATACCCTTCTCTACAGTTTCATAGCCTACGCAGCGCTTGCACTACTATTGTTTCGGTTAGACAACAAGCTCTTTTTCTGGTCATTCCTAATTATTTTCGGTTCAGTTTATGCCATTGTGCTCAACTTCTACCGTTGTCCTGTGCGCTGTTTCTCTGAAACTGACGAGACAGAAAAGGTTGTTGTTGCCCCTGCCGACGGCAAGATTGTCGTTATAGAAGAAGTAGATGAGAACGAATATTTCCATGATCGCCGCCTGATGATCAGCATATTCATGAGCCTTTTCAATGTTCATGCCAACTGGTTTCCTGTTGATGGCAAGGTGAAATTCGTGCGCCACCAAGACGGGAACTATCACAAAGCCTGGCTTCCCAAGGCAAGTGAGGAGAATGAACGCGCTGACACAATGATCACTACTCCCGAAGGAGAGGACATTCTGTGTCGTCAGATAGCCGGAGCCATGGCACGTCGCATCGTTACCTATGCCAAAGAAGGTGAAGACTGCTATATTGACGAGCACCTTGGATTTATCAAATTAGGAAGCCGTGTCGATGTGTTTCTGCCCATTGGAACCGAAGTTTGCGTGAAAATGGGACAGACTACGATAGGTGACCAAACGATTATTGCCAAACTGAAATAA
- the trxA gene encoding thioredoxin: MEVKITTQNIESYKNGELPLVVDLWATWCGPCRMVGPIISELAEEYDGKIVVGKCDVEENDDVAADYGIRNIPTILFFKNGKLVDKFVGAASKAILDEKFKALL, encoded by the coding sequence ATGGAAGTTAAAATCACAACCCAAAACATTGAGAGTTATAAGAACGGCGAATTGCCATTGGTAGTAGACCTTTGGGCAACCTGGTGTGGGCCTTGTCGCATGGTAGGGCCTATCATTTCAGAGCTTGCAGAAGAGTATGACGGCAAGATTGTTGTCGGCAAATGCGATGTCGAAGAGAATGATGATGTAGCTGCAGACTATGGTATTCGCAACATTCCTACTATTCTCTTCTTCAAGAATGGCAAGCTTGTTGACAAGTTTGTAGGTGCTGCAAGCAAGGCAATTCTCGACGAAAAGTTCAAGGCTTTGCTGTAA
- the pssA gene encoding CDP-diacylglycerol--serine O-phosphatidyltransferase, translating to MGIKKHIPNSITCCNLISGCIATTFAFAGDAKMALLWIIIGAVFDFFDGMSARLLHVSSPIGKELDSLADDVTFGVAPATILFSELSVLEYPGVLFGIKDYIPYIAFLMAAFSALRLAKFNLDERQTTSFIGLPTPANALFWSSLIVSNPSWLESSSYSIFILLIMLAVSCYLLVSELPMFALKFKQWGWKGNEVKYCFAVLSIVCLAVFGLLEAWWIIITLYLAGSVLLWLKDKA from the coding sequence ATGGGTATTAAGAAACATATTCCAAATAGTATCACCTGCTGCAACCTCATTTCGGGATGCATAGCCACGACGTTTGCTTTCGCCGGAGACGCTAAGATGGCCCTTCTCTGGATTATCATCGGTGCAGTATTTGACTTCTTCGATGGCATGTCAGCACGTCTGTTGCACGTGTCATCTCCCATAGGCAAGGAACTTGACTCGTTAGCCGACGATGTTACATTCGGCGTTGCTCCTGCCACAATTCTATTCTCCGAGTTGTCTGTTCTGGAGTATCCCGGAGTTCTTTTCGGCATAAAAGACTACATCCCTTACATTGCTTTTCTCATGGCAGCATTCTCTGCTTTGCGCCTTGCAAAGTTCAATCTCGATGAAAGACAAACCACTTCATTCATCGGTTTGCCCACACCAGCCAACGCATTGTTCTGGAGTTCACTCATTGTCAGCAATCCTTCATGGCTCGAAAGCTCGTCTTATTCCATATTCATCCTCTTGATCATGCTTGCCGTCAGCTGCTATCTGCTCGTGTCAGAACTGCCGATGTTTGCCTTGAAGTTCAAGCAGTGGGGGTGGAAAGGAAATGAAGTGAAATACTGTTTTGCAGTACTTTCCATTGTCTGCCTTGCTGTTTTCGGACTTCTCGAAGCCTGGTGGATTATCATTACCCTTTATCTTGCCGGCTCAGTTTTGCTTTGGTTGAAGGATAAAGCATGA
- the rodA gene encoding rod shape-determining protein RodA — translation MVRTTDKQPSVLRSLDWWTVGIYIALLVFGWVSVCGASYTYGDTDIFSLSTRSGMQIVWIGTSLFLGLVLLLLDDRFYDTFSYVIYAILLLLLFLTIFNPHEIKGSRSWLVLGPLRLQPAEFAKFATALAVAKLMGSYGFNIHHWKDFVAACGVVLLPMLFIVAQKETGSALVYLSFFLMFYREGMPGSILFTGVAMVVYFVVGIKFEGVSLLQTPTSLGVFVVILLIQTFTSVMVNVYCRNKKLMWYMLGGSFGATLLALLFSLYVIPFNIIWVQLLVTVIIVGYLLVEWLRTRLSNYFFILAFAIGSIAFFYSADYVLNNVLEPHQRVRINVLLGLDDDLSGAGYNVHQSEIAIGSGGLRGKGFLNGTQTKLKFVPEQDTDFIFCTVGEEEGFFGSAGVLILFLLLILRLIHLAERQPFAFGRIYGYCVLSIFLFHVFINVGMVLGLTPVIGIPLPFFSYGGSSLWGFTFLLFIFLRIDAGRNLVRIE, via the coding sequence ATGGTTCGAACAACAGATAAACAACCCAGTGTGCTTCGTTCGCTTGATTGGTGGACGGTAGGCATCTATATAGCCCTCCTTGTCTTTGGTTGGGTGAGTGTTTGCGGTGCAAGTTACACCTACGGTGACACTGATATTTTCAGCCTTTCCACTCGTTCAGGCATGCAGATAGTCTGGATTGGCACATCATTGTTCTTGGGCTTGGTGCTGCTTTTGCTTGACGACCGCTTCTATGATACGTTTTCCTATGTCATCTATGCAATATTATTGTTACTGCTTTTCCTTACGATCTTCAATCCACATGAGATAAAAGGTTCGCGTTCCTGGCTTGTCTTAGGTCCACTCCGACTGCAACCGGCAGAGTTTGCAAAGTTTGCAACCGCCCTCGCTGTAGCCAAATTGATGGGTTCTTACGGCTTTAACATCCACCATTGGAAAGATTTCGTTGCGGCATGTGGCGTTGTCTTGTTGCCCATGCTTTTCATTGTGGCCCAGAAAGAGACGGGGTCGGCGTTGGTTTATCTGTCGTTCTTCCTGATGTTCTATCGTGAGGGAATGCCTGGAAGCATTCTGTTTACGGGTGTGGCCATGGTAGTTTATTTCGTTGTGGGCATTAAGTTTGAAGGCGTTTCTTTGTTGCAAACACCAACCTCCTTAGGCGTTTTTGTCGTCATTTTGCTTATTCAGACGTTTACATCTGTAATGGTCAACGTCTATTGTCGCAATAAGAAACTGATGTGGTACATGCTCGGTGGCAGCTTTGGAGCAACGTTGTTAGCGCTGCTTTTCTCGCTTTATGTGATACCGTTCAACATTATTTGGGTACAGTTGCTTGTCACTGTTATCATTGTGGGCTATCTCTTGGTGGAGTGGCTACGCACGCGTTTGTCTAATTATTTCTTTATTTTGGCCTTTGCAATAGGGTCGATAGCTTTCTTCTATTCGGCCGATTATGTGCTCAACAATGTGCTCGAACCTCATCAGCGCGTGCGTATCAATGTCTTGTTGGGCCTTGATGACGACCTCAGTGGTGCGGGGTATAACGTTCATCAGAGTGAGATTGCCATTGGATCGGGTGGTTTGCGAGGCAAAGGTTTCCTTAATGGAACGCAGACGAAGTTGAAGTTTGTCCCCGAACAAGATACCGATTTCATCTTCTGTACGGTTGGAGAAGAAGAGGGATTCTTCGGTTCGGCAGGCGTACTCATTCTCTTTCTGCTGCTTATCCTGCGTCTTATTCATCTTGCCGAACGACAACCTTTCGCCTTTGGGCGCATCTATGGCTATTGCGTATTAAGCATATTCCTCTTCCATGTGTTTATCAATGTGGGCATGGTACTTGGACTTACACCTGTGATTGGCATTCCATTGCCATTCTTCAGCTATGGAGGTTCTTCGCTATGGGGCTTTACTTTCTTGCTGTTTATCTTCCTTCGCATAGATGCAGGAAGAAATCTTGTGCGCATAGAATAG